CCGCGGCGGGGAGTCGGGCTACGGGGTGCACCGCTTCCCCAACGGCGACGTCTATGAGGGGTCGTGGAACCGCGGGCTGGGCAACTTCGCCTTCCAGGGCACGATCAGCCGGAACGGCGTCGGCGTCTACCGCTTCGCCAACGGTCAGGTCTATGAGGGGGAGTGGAAGGACGACCAGATGTCCGGCTACGGTGTTCTGGGCTTCCCGTCCGGCGACCGCTTCGAGGGCACCTTCGTGAACGCCGTACCGAACGGGCCGGGTGTCTACCGCTTCGCCAACGGCGACTCCTACACGGGCGAGGTCCGTCAGGGTCGGGTGGACGGCCATGGCGAGCTGGCCTTCACCAACGGCGAGCGGTTCAACGGGGTGGTGGTGGACCGCCTTCCGGCGGGGCCGGGTGAGTTGTCGATGCGCGGCGGCACCCGCCATGTCGGGCAGTTCCGCGGCGGCATCCAGGACGGTCCGGGAGCGGCCATCGACTCCACCGGCGCGATGCAGCCCGGCATCTGGCGCGGCGCGACGCTGTTGAGCCGCTGAATTCCCAGCCCTCTCCCCTCCGCTCACGCGCAAACTTCGTTTGCGCTGACGCGACAGGCGGACCGAAGGTCCGCCGAAAGCGGGGAGAGGGTGCCCGCGAAGCGGGCGGTGAGGGGGGTGCCCATGGCGGTACGTCCGGCAAACGCGCAACCCCCTCACCCTAACCCTCTCCCCGGAGGGGAGAGGGGACTTCATAGGCAATGAGCCTGCCGGGAGAGGGAAGGCGTCTTTCCGTTTCGGCTGATATGCTCCACATTGGAACGCATTGCGGCTCGCCCTCCGGCCGCGCCATGCGAGGACCGGCCTGGATGGACACGCTGACCGACCCGAAGAAGACCGTTTCCGCGACCAAGCCGGCCAAGTCTGTCGGAGATAAATCCGTCCCGGCCAAGCCGGGCAAACCCGCGAAGGTCACCCGAGACCCGGAGGGCACCCGCGCCCGCATCCTCGCCGCCGCGACGGAGGAGTTCGCGCGTTACGGGCTGGGCGGCGCCCGCGTGGAGCGGATCGCCGAGGTCGCCGGCACCAACAAGCGCATGCTCTACTACCATGTCGGCAACAAGGAGAGCCTGTATCTGGCGGTGCTGGAGGGCGCCTACGCGCACATCCGCGCCACCGAACGCACGCTGAGCCTGGAGACTCTGGACCCGCCCGCGGCGATCGCCCGGCTGATCCATTTCACCTGGCAGTATTTCCTGGACCATCCCGAGTTCATGGCGCTGCTGAACATCGAGAACCTGCACCGGGCGGAGCTGCTGAAGACCTCCGACAAGGTGCACGCCATGCACTCGCCCTTCGTGCAGATGATCGCCGACGTGCTGGCGCGCGGCGTCGCCACCGGGATCTTCCGGGCCGGGGTGGACCCGGTGCAGCTCTACATCTCCATCGCCGGGCAGTCGTACTTCTACCTGTCCAACGTCCACACCCTGTCGGTCATCTTCGGCCGCGACTTGCTGGCCGAGGAGGCCAAGGCGGAGCGGCTGGACCATATGGTGGAGCTGATCCTGTCGTCGCTGCGGGCGTGATCCGGCAGGTGGTTTCATCATGAATAATCCGCATGCCTGACCATCTGTCCTACCTCTTTGGCAGGGTTGACCGCCTTGCCGCGCCGGGCTTACTTTTAACCAGCCGGTTAAAAGAGCGCCTCACGTCGGCGCCGCAACGACCGGGGGAGGAGGAGCGATGGCTGTCGATGCGGCGGCTCACGGGAATGCGTCCCGTGGCGGTCCCGCTTCGGGAACGGCGACGCGCAAGGCTGGGGCGGGTGCCTCGCTGCTGCGTCTGCTCAATTCCGGCTGGTTCCGGCCGGTGCTGTTCCTGGTGGTCCTGACCGTCCTGTGGGACCTGTCGGTGCGGATCTTCGCGATCCCGCCCTATCTGATACCGAAACCGGGCGACGTGGCCTTGGCGCTCGCCGCGGACTGGGACCAGCTTCTGGCGGCGTCGGTGCCGACCACGCTGGCGACGCTGGGCGGCTTCGCCCTGTCGGTGCTGTTCGGCATTCCCATCGCCATGCTGATCGCCGGGTCGAAGACGGTGGAATCCTACGTCTACCCGCTGCTGGTCTTCTCGCAGTCGATCCCGAAGGTCGCCATCGCGCCGCTGTTCGTGGTGTGGTTCGGCTTCGGGCTGCTGCCCAAGGTGATCTCCGCCTTCCTGCTGGCTTTCTTCCCCATCGTCGTGTCGGCGGTGCAGGGCTTCAAGTCGGTGGACGGCGACATGATGGACCTCGCCAAGTCCATGAAGGCGACGCGCCTTCAGACCTTCCGCATGGTCAGCCTGCCGCACGCCCTGCCGGCCATCTTCGCCGGCCTGAAGGTGTCGATCACGCTGGCCGTGGTGGGCGCCGTGGTGGGCGAGTTCGTCGGGGCGAATTCCGGCATCGGCTTCGTCCTGCAGCGCTCCATCGGCAACTTCGAACTTCCCCTGATGTTCGCGGCCCTGGTGGTGCTGGCGCTGATCGGGGTGGTGCTTTTCTGGGTCATCGACGTGATCGAGCGGCTCGCCATCCCCTGGCACGCGAGCCAACGCCACAACTACATCCCGACGTCGTAACGCCGACAACAAAACCAACAGCGACGCCGGACACTTTTCGGGAGGAGACGAGATGAAACGGACGCTCTTCGCGGCGCTCTGCGCCCTCACGGCCACGACGCTTCCGGCCCAGGCCGCGGACAAGGTCGTGCTGATGCTGAACTGGTACGTGTATGGCGAGCACGCCCCTTTCTACTACGGCAAGGACAAGGGCCTGTACGAGGCCGAGGGCATCGACCTGGAGATCCAGGAGGGCCGCGGGTCGGCGGTGACGACCCAGGCGGTGGCCGCGAAGACCGTCGATTTCGGCTACGTCGACGTGCCGACCATGATGAAGGCGGCGGTGAAGGGCGCCCCGGTCACCTCGCCCGGCGTGCTGCTCCAGACCAGCCCGATGTCGGCCATGGGCTTCACCGACAAGAACATCCGCAAGCCCGAGGATATCAAGGGCAAGACCGTCGCCATGACGCCGGGCGACAGCATGTCCCAGATCTGGCCGCTGTTCCTGAAGAAGACCGGCCTGAAGGACAGCGACTTCCGCGTCGTGTCGGGCGACGCCCAGACCAAGCTGAACGCCGTCATCAACGGGCAGGCGGACCTGCTGCTGGGCTACGTCATGGACCAGAGCATGAAGATCAAGGACGCCACCGGCAAGTCGGTGACGCCGATCCGCTTCGCCGACTACGGCGTCAACATGGTCTCCTCCGGCATCATCGCCCACACCGAGACGCTGAAGGACAAGCCGGACCTCGTGAAGCGCTTCATGGCCGCGACGACCAAGGCGGTCGAGGGGGCGGAGAAGAACCCGAAGGAGGCCGTGGCCGCCATCCTCAAGGCCAACCCCAAGGGCGGCCAGGAAGCCACCCT
The window above is part of the Azospirillum sp. TSH58 genome. Proteins encoded here:
- a CDS encoding TetR/AcrR family transcriptional regulator — its product is MDTLTDPKKTVSATKPAKSVGDKSVPAKPGKPAKVTRDPEGTRARILAAATEEFARYGLGGARVERIAEVAGTNKRMLYYHVGNKESLYLAVLEGAYAHIRATERTLSLETLDPPAAIARLIHFTWQYFLDHPEFMALLNIENLHRAELLKTSDKVHAMHSPFVQMIADVLARGVATGIFRAGVDPVQLYISIAGQSYFYLSNVHTLSVIFGRDLLAEEAKAERLDHMVELILSSLRA
- a CDS encoding ABC transporter permease, with the translated sequence MAVDAAAHGNASRGGPASGTATRKAGAGASLLRLLNSGWFRPVLFLVVLTVLWDLSVRIFAIPPYLIPKPGDVALALAADWDQLLAASVPTTLATLGGFALSVLFGIPIAMLIAGSKTVESYVYPLLVFSQSIPKVAIAPLFVVWFGFGLLPKVISAFLLAFFPIVVSAVQGFKSVDGDMMDLAKSMKATRLQTFRMVSLPHALPAIFAGLKVSITLAVVGAVVGEFVGANSGIGFVLQRSIGNFELPLMFAALVVLALIGVVLFWVIDVIERLAIPWHASQRHNYIPTS
- a CDS encoding ABC transporter substrate-binding protein, with amino-acid sequence MKRTLFAALCALTATTLPAQAADKVVLMLNWYVYGEHAPFYYGKDKGLYEAEGIDLEIQEGRGSAVTTQAVAAKTVDFGYVDVPTMMKAAVKGAPVTSPGVLLQTSPMSAMGFTDKNIRKPEDIKGKTVAMTPGDSMSQIWPLFLKKTGLKDSDFRVVSGDAQTKLNAVINGQADLLLGYVMDQSMKIKDATGKSVTPIRFADYGVNMVSSGIIAHTETLKDKPDLVKRFMAATTKAVEGAEKNPKEAVAAILKANPKGGQEATLLEGFELTTPLYRTAETKGQRPFRVTDANMAETVDLLVEYGGLDAAAKKNPKAFYTRDFLPDPAAAGQ